One Calditrichia bacterium DNA window includes the following coding sequences:
- a CDS encoding DUF2029 domain-containing protein, with product MINFKKMIPLFSANDQKLQCFLLVLLSMFTIKIGVIPAWNSVNSDFPNYYISARLLTEGADFKNVYDDDWFNAKIRENGIEQQGKFSPFPPATAFVMLPLTPFSPLTAKRIWTVVNIVLLGANVWLLQKITGWQLVASANFLLLSGIGLINNFRFGQLYLLLLFVILLSYRCVTLRRQTAAGGLLGLGAAVKYVPVVYLAGFAINRNWRTPFAGMLAIFGVTAIEIIVFGSDVYRYFFAEVLLPHLDGRLSSQDPYAIAFQSWNTFFRHVFVADVASNPAPLIDWAAGYRIGKLIVTAAVAGLTGFAMWRLHRTNHPSRLALDLAIIGIAAMLLLPATATYHFLLLAFPVALFLSHLRDESQFSARFLILGSYAAIGFVTLIPFTRWKYSGWEILLAFPRLWLMTVLFGAAIWTIRNDRRDES from the coding sequence ATGATCAATTTCAAAAAAATGATACCGCTTTTTTCAGCTAACGATCAAAAATTGCAATGTTTTCTGCTGGTTTTGCTGTCGATGTTTACGATAAAAATTGGTGTGATTCCGGCATGGAACAGCGTCAATTCCGATTTTCCTAACTATTATATTTCCGCCAGATTGCTGACGGAAGGTGCTGATTTTAAAAACGTTTACGATGATGATTGGTTCAACGCGAAAATTCGGGAAAACGGCATTGAGCAACAGGGCAAATTTTCGCCATTTCCTCCGGCAACTGCATTCGTAATGCTCCCGCTGACCCCGTTTTCGCCACTGACTGCCAAACGCATCTGGACAGTTGTTAACATCGTTTTGCTCGGCGCAAATGTTTGGCTGCTGCAAAAAATCACTGGCTGGCAACTGGTTGCGAGTGCAAATTTTTTGCTGCTCAGCGGCATCGGATTGATCAACAATTTCCGGTTTGGGCAACTGTATTTGCTACTGCTATTTGTCATTTTGCTGAGCTATCGGTGTGTTACCCTCCGGCGGCAGACTGCCGCCGGAGGGTTGCTCGGGCTCGGCGCAGCTGTCAAATATGTGCCGGTAGTGTATCTGGCGGGCTTTGCAATTAACCGCAATTGGCGAACGCCGTTCGCCGGGATGCTGGCAATTTTTGGCGTTACCGCAATCGAAATTATTGTTTTTGGCAGCGATGTGTATCGATACTTTTTTGCAGAAGTGCTGCTGCCCCATCTGGACGGACGATTGTCTTCGCAAGATCCGTACGCGATTGCCTTTCAATCGTGGAACACCTTTTTCCGGCATGTTTTTGTGGCGGATGTTGCATCGAATCCCGCGCCGCTGATTGATTGGGCGGCTGGCTACCGCATCGGTAAATTGATTGTCACTGCCGCAGTTGCCGGATTGACCGGATTTGCGATGTGGCGGCTGCACCGCACAAATCACCCGAGCCGGCTGGCGCTGGATCTCGCCATAATCGGCATCGCTGCGATGTTGCTGCTCCCGGCAACCGCAACCTATCATTTTCTGCTGCTGGCGTTTCCGGTGGCGCTGTTCCTCAGCCATTTACGCGACGAATCCCAATTTTCAGCGAGGTTTTTGATTTTGGGCAGCTACGCCGCCATCGGGTTTGTCACGCTGATTCCTTTCACCCGTTGGAAATATTCGGGGTGGGAAATTCTGCTGGCATTCCCGCGATTGTGGCTGATGACAGTGCTGTTTGGCGCAGCAATTTGGACGATTCGCAATGACCGGCGCGATGAGAGCTAA
- a CDS encoding glycosyltransferase family 9 protein codes for MIAFDTARRIDRKIGKPLCGIVGLLRRFRGKKNVPNERIRKILIIKMWGLGTIVLASPVFANLKRNLPDCEIYFMTLRQNRDMYEGSPHIDGAVYFDMSGWLRALRSFLKLVVWMWRQQFDVVFDFEIGSRFTALLTAANLRSMTIGYAPAGSGKNVFDITIPYIESTHMTRIYLRSLDALNMKIYDERLLKLPIKIEEKQYVNDFVKSQRLSNFVAFNPNTSDLAIERLWPPEYFAELGKRLLDTFPDLQIVLIGAKADVVRVMGLQKSIEISDRVVSTAGKFTIRETTELLSHARVLVSNDSGPMHLGVVAGVPTVGLFGPETPVLYGPRGDNHIAITAGEMCSPCISVYNEKVVDCCRGVVCMKNISVESVFQAVVERLAAVQPNVTFREFSELPLTKQRIDS; via the coding sequence ATGATCGCGTTTGACACCGCTCGCCGGATTGACCGGAAAATCGGCAAACCGCTGTGCGGCATTGTGGGCTTGTTGCGGCGTTTTCGCGGGAAAAAAAACGTCCCGAACGAGCGCATTCGCAAAATTTTGATTATCAAAATGTGGGGGCTTGGCACGATTGTGCTGGCGAGTCCGGTATTCGCGAACCTGAAACGCAACCTGCCGGATTGCGAAATTTACTTCATGACCCTGCGGCAAAATCGCGATATGTACGAAGGCAGCCCGCACATCGATGGCGCGGTATATTTCGATATGTCAGGCTGGCTTCGGGCGCTGCGATCGTTCCTGAAACTTGTTGTCTGGATGTGGCGGCAGCAGTTCGATGTGGTATTCGATTTTGAGATCGGTTCGCGATTTACCGCCCTGCTCACTGCCGCAAATTTGCGGAGCATGACCATCGGATACGCGCCGGCTGGCAGCGGAAAAAACGTTTTCGACATCACGATTCCCTATATTGAATCGACCCACATGACCCGCATTTATCTGCGTTCGCTGGACGCGCTGAACATGAAAATTTACGATGAACGACTGCTCAAACTGCCAATAAAAATCGAGGAAAAACAATATGTTAACGATTTTGTCAAATCGCAGCGATTGAGCAATTTTGTGGCGTTTAATCCTAACACCAGCGATCTGGCGATCGAACGGCTATGGCCGCCGGAATACTTTGCCGAACTCGGTAAACGACTGCTCGACACGTTTCCGGATTTGCAAATTGTGCTCATCGGCGCAAAGGCAGATGTTGTACGGGTAATGGGGTTGCAAAAAAGTATCGAAATCTCCGATCGTGTGGTGTCAACCGCCGGGAAATTCACGATTCGCGAAACGACCGAATTGCTCAGCCATGCCCGGGTGCTGGTCAGCAACGACTCCGGTCCGATGCATTTGGGCGTCGTCGCCGGTGTGCCGACCGTCGGTTTGTTCGGACCGGAAACGCCGGTGTTATACGGTCCGCGGGGTGACAATCACATCGCGATTACAGCTGGAGAAATGTGCAGCCCCTGTATTTCTGTGTATAACGAAAAAGTGGTGGATTGCTGCAGAGGCGTCGTTTGCATGAAAAATATTTCGGTGGAATCGGTGTTTCAGGCGGTCGTCGAGCGATTGGCTGCCGTGCAACCAAACGTAACATTCCGTGAATTTTCTGAATTACCACTCACCAAACAACGCATCGATTCATGA
- a CDS encoding class I SAM-dependent methyltransferase: MTVVAKTFDSYATGYADKFNRNQIGIYQRERVQVEIAPYLQPGTAVLDVGCGPGSDFGFYRSKNLMIDAMDISEKMVELARQNAAQLGLSATVSHCDLLDFWTGKTYDVIVLNFGVINAMADTDAAFEKLQHLLKPDGVLAIVAMPPFHLFSALGDFLSLRLRTVYRRIILKKLNLANGMTVRYFAKNTFLRHFELIKKINLCAVLPTPDQYQQSVFARSIAKMLLPVDRAIAERIPDAFGGDHVCYLLRKGRIR; encoded by the coding sequence ATGACAGTTGTCGCCAAAACATTTGACAGCTACGCAACGGGTTATGCGGACAAATTCAATCGCAATCAGATTGGTATTTACCAACGCGAACGGGTGCAGGTGGAAATTGCCCCGTATTTGCAACCCGGAACAGCGGTGTTGGATGTCGGCTGCGGTCCCGGTTCGGATTTTGGGTTTTATCGCTCAAAAAATCTGATGATTGATGCGATGGATATTTCCGAAAAAATGGTGGAATTGGCGCGACAAAATGCCGCTCAACTCGGTCTGTCGGCAACCGTTTCGCATTGCGATTTGCTGGATTTTTGGACTGGCAAAACCTACGATGTGATCGTGCTGAATTTCGGCGTCATTAACGCAATGGCGGATACCGATGCGGCGTTTGAAAAACTGCAACACCTGCTGAAACCGGACGGCGTTCTGGCAATTGTGGCAATGCCGCCGTTTCATCTGTTCTCGGCTTTGGGTGATTTTCTTTCGCTGCGATTGCGAACAGTTTATCGACGTATCATTTTGAAAAAACTGAATTTGGCGAACGGAATGACGGTGCGCTATTTTGCCAAAAACACATTTCTGCGACATTTCGAATTGATCAAAAAAATAAATCTCTGCGCGGTTTTGCCAACGCCGGATCAGTACCAACAATCCGTTTTTGCGCGATCGATTGCCAAAATGTTGCTGCCGGTTGACCGGGCAATTGCTGAAAGAATCCCCGACGCATTCGGCGGCGATCACGTTTGTTACCTGCTGCGAAAGGGACGCATCCGATGA
- a CDS encoding B12-binding domain-containing radical SAM protein, giving the protein MKVLLTHTYFLAEDAHEQQIMKPYPPLGLLYLSAYLKENQIDVSVYDTTFSTYDELVRHIDEQRPAVLGIHCNLLTKFTVMRLIQHCQLRGIISILGGPDAATQVAEFLNYGADIIVSGEGEIPLLAVLKRLETHAPTDLGDIPNVSYKTANGQVIQNPRQASRLRLDDFPLPDRDAIDLEKYLGTWEKYHGQRSISLITARGCAFTCKWCSHSVYGHTHRRRRPENVVAEIQSLVKRYRPTHLWFADDVFTVNKHWLKKFTGLMRDAGIHLPFECIARADKFDEEIAILLKDLGCYRVWFGAESGSQKILDAMSRGVTKAEIADATRWCQQNGLQAGYFVMFGYPGEAIEDMYETIEFVRDQQPDIYLTTVAYPLRGTALFDEVKSQVKYQNGWETHLQRELDIRGRFTAPLYQCAVKKLASEYRRRQLKSSPQELPKRVYHALRSVYMDFRIRRLAHLKT; this is encoded by the coding sequence GTGCTGTTGACCCACACCTATTTTTTGGCGGAAGATGCGCACGAGCAGCAAATTATGAAGCCGTATCCGCCGTTGGGATTGTTGTATTTGTCCGCGTATCTCAAAGAAAATCAAATAGATGTATCGGTTTACGATACCACGTTTTCCACGTACGATGAACTGGTTCGCCACATCGACGAACAGCGTCCGGCGGTGCTGGGCATCCACTGCAATTTGCTCACCAAATTTACGGTGATGCGGCTGATCCAACATTGTCAATTACGCGGCATCATTTCCATTTTGGGCGGACCGGACGCCGCTACCCAGGTAGCGGAATTTTTGAATTACGGCGCGGATATCATCGTTTCCGGTGAGGGCGAAATTCCGCTGCTCGCGGTGCTGAAACGGCTGGAAACGCACGCTCCGACCGATCTCGGCGATATTCCCAACGTGAGCTACAAAACCGCGAACGGGCAGGTGATCCAAAATCCCCGGCAAGCCAGCCGCCTCCGGCTCGACGATTTCCCGCTGCCCGATCGTGATGCCATCGATCTCGAAAAATATCTTGGCACGTGGGAAAAATATCACGGGCAGCGCTCGATTTCGCTGATCACCGCGCGCGGCTGCGCATTCACCTGCAAATGGTGCAGTCACTCGGTTTACGGGCACACCCATCGTCGGCGGCGACCGGAAAATGTGGTTGCGGAAATTCAATCGCTGGTCAAACGCTATCGCCCGACTCACCTGTGGTTTGCGGATGACGTGTTCACCGTGAACAAACATTGGCTGAAAAAATTCACCGGATTGATGCGGGACGCGGGCATTCACCTGCCGTTCGAGTGCATCGCCCGGGCGGACAAATTTGATGAAGAAATTGCAATCTTGTTGAAAGATTTGGGCTGTTACCGGGTCTGGTTTGGCGCGGAATCCGGCAGCCAGAAAATTCTCGATGCGATGTCGCGCGGCGTCACCAAAGCGGAAATCGCCGACGCGACGCGCTGGTGCCAGCAAAACGGATTGCAGGCGGGCTATTTTGTGATGTTCGGATATCCCGGCGAAGCGATCGAAGATATGTACGAAACCATCGAATTTGTGCGCGACCAACAGCCGGATATTTATCTGACCACCGTCGCCTATCCGTTGCGCGGCACCGCGCTGTTCGATGAGGTGAAATCGCAGGTGAAATATCAAAACGGTTGGGAAACGCATTTGCAGCGGGAACTGGATATTCGCGGACGATTTACCGCGCCGCTCTATCAGTGTGCCGTCAAAAAATTAGCCAGCGAATACCGGCGACGACAGCTCAAATCGTCGCCACAGGAACTGCCGAAACGGGTGTATCACGCGCTCCGTTCGGTTTACATGGATTTCCGGATTCGCCGGTTGGCGCATCTCAAAACGTAA